In Sedimentibacter sp. MB31-C6, one genomic interval encodes:
- a CDS encoding RNA polymerase sigma factor, with the protein MDSDINYIIQEALNGDMNCQETLLLKLHPLIYKNIYKYYQESDNNIEDLTQEGYIVILQSLKSYDENRQVHFLRHVKSNIDYFYKNYFRNTKNLRKTISLNNTMEDMNIEYEDIIDSQYDLLKDIIEHEEKKELSQEIAKLSIKEQTILNLYYNEKLSMKQISNKLNIAYRTAISSKYIAIKKLRKFMNVTHGGERNG; encoded by the coding sequence ATGGACTCTGATATTAACTATATTATTCAAGAAGCATTAAATGGGGACATGAATTGTCAGGAAACTTTGCTATTAAAATTACATCCACTTATTTATAAAAATATATACAAGTATTATCAAGAATCAGATAACAATATAGAAGATTTAACTCAAGAAGGGTATATTGTAATATTGCAGTCACTTAAGAGTTATGATGAAAATCGCCAAGTACACTTTCTAAGACATGTAAAATCTAATATTGACTACTTTTATAAAAATTATTTTAGAAATACTAAAAATCTTAGAAAAACAATCAGCTTAAATAATACAATGGAAGATATGAATATCGAATATGAAGATATTATTGATAGTCAATACGATTTACTTAAAGATATAATCGAACATGAGGAAAAGAAAGAACTATCACAAGAAATAGCGAAATTATCTATAAAGGAGCAAACTATACTTAATTTATATTACAACGAAAAATTAAGTATGAAACAAATTTCAAATAAATTAAATATAGCTTATAGAACAGCTATCAGTTCAAAATATATAGCTATAAAAAAATTAAGGAAATTTATGAATGTGACTCATGGAGGTGAAAGAAATGGATGA
- the yabP gene encoding sporulation protein YabP: MDEKTVQSILLENKETLNVTGVENVDNFNDEVVVLITLKGKLTIKGEKLNISKLNVDEGKLIVKGTINSLIYSDYEGQKEKVSLVKKLFR, translated from the coding sequence ATGGATGAAAAAACTGTACAAAGCATACTGCTAGAAAATAAAGAAACACTTAATGTAACAGGTGTAGAGAATGTGGATAACTTTAATGATGAAGTTGTAGTGTTGATTACCTTGAAAGGCAAGTTAACAATTAAGGGGGAGAAACTTAACATAAGTAAGCTTAATGTAGATGAAGGCAAGCTTATTGTTAAAGGAACTATTAACTCATTGATTTATTCTGATTATGAAGGTCAAAAAGAAAAAGTAAGCTTAGTTAAAAAATTGTTTAGGTAA
- the yabQ gene encoding spore cortex biosynthesis protein YabQ — MDFLPYSQEYMLIVSVMGGMFLGFIWDIYRLIRYYVKLGSIGTAVGDLVYWIISIYISIKLIFDISYGNVRFFILMGFLLGALLYFYGISNYILKLFILIIDILLRYIKRIISFMVYPLKFVVKKIKAVLYPIKLKIKKIIDKTKRRYKFFKFKLKKVSRNRKLLYNRRKHTKRINKRKRKEQKRSERRSKKNNRVEKKNKS; from the coding sequence ATGGATTTTTTACCTTATTCTCAAGAATATATGCTTATAGTATCTGTAATGGGTGGAATGTTTCTTGGATTCATTTGGGATATATACAGGCTTATTAGGTATTATGTAAAACTTGGTTCTATAGGCACAGCAGTTGGTGATCTTGTTTATTGGATAATTAGTATTTATATAAGCATTAAGTTAATATTTGATATTAGCTATGGAAATGTTAGATTTTTTATATTAATGGGATTTTTATTAGGTGCGCTTTTATATTTTTATGGCATAAGCAATTATATCCTAAAGCTCTTTATATTAATAATTGATATACTCTTAAGGTATATTAAAAGAATTATTTCTTTTATGGTCTATCCATTGAAATTTGTTGTAAAAAAAATAAAAGCAGTTTTATATCCTATAAAATTAAAAATTAAAAAAATAATAGATAAAACTAAGCGAAGATATAAATTTTTTAAGTTTAAGCTAAAAAAGGTTTCCAGAAATAGAAAATTGTTATATAATAGAAGGAAACATACTAAAAGGATAAACAAAAGAAAAAGAAAGGAGCAAAAGCGAAGTGAAAGAAGATCAAAAAAAAATAATAGAGTTGAAAAGAAAAATAAATCATGA
- a CDS encoding FtsB family cell division protein has protein sequence MKEDQKKIIELKRKINHDDFRRQEREIKEQKKYKKLETPKKKKKKFNLVNVIFTIFVLYFAYTAFNQYKLIDELDGQIAEKNSIKSETINSIEELKEDVEKINNDEKLLELVEKIARDQYKMVKPNEIIYIDKNKNDNKFIKGIGFGGDMIDE, from the coding sequence GTGAAAGAAGATCAAAAAAAAATAATAGAGTTGAAAAGAAAAATAAATCATGATGATTTTCGAAGACAAGAAAGAGAAATAAAAGAACAAAAAAAATATAAAAAGCTTGAGACTCCTAAAAAAAAGAAAAAAAAATTTAATTTAGTTAATGTTATTTTTACTATTTTTGTTTTATATTTTGCATATACAGCTTTTAATCAATATAAACTAATAGATGAATTAGATGGACAAATTGCTGAAAAAAATTCAATTAAATCTGAAACGATAAATAGCATTGAAGAATTAAAGGAAGATGTTGAAAAAATAAATAATGATGAAAAGCTATTGGAGTTAGTAGAAAAAATAGCTAGAGATCAGTATAAAATGGTAAAACCTAACGAAATTATCTATATAGACAAAAATAAAAATGATAATAAATTTATTAAAGGTATCGGTTTTGGAGGAGATATGATAGATGAATAA
- a CDS encoding SpoIIE family protein phosphatase, with protein MLDKAKEKTFKKEFIHIKENWLIFLVCFFISRYSIIEEIFPFAIIVLSTYCYNRGPSISMLLVMLLAIFSIQLNFVYSVILIAIYLFFYSFRNEEQKSVLLISVYGAAVLFFSKTAILVFGEFNINSFMLNIFEALFIFSSIALINDGIKIIKEKKYINRKKSITKSKDESSELNRIPKSIMEAASTSVSNDKPFLMKQRRSRSSNKKKKFNLFSDKAKNKIKEQLLWQNMNLKFFEVMSGNGDSIILSLTVKTEKTPEETEAAIVLIVRNLSGIKVKCVERVIASPNYYVLKFKNIKRVKIRTYNATAIKDGSPVSGDSFAYEGRSDKYYTVLCDGIGSGQEAFDESNVAVDLLSSFINADFSEEQVIKTLNSILMLKFEDERYVTFDLNIIDYSKKEIRLYKAGAAPTYILSGGTVDKIVGKSLPMGILENFDYNVFKRVIRKGDIIVMISDGIVDSVNMDVKKSLEKYLEIIMDKDPQTIANSILSYALRGRKEVMDDMTVLVTIID; from the coding sequence ATGTTAGATAAAGCAAAAGAAAAAACATTTAAAAAAGAATTTATACACATTAAAGAAAATTGGTTAATATTTTTAGTGTGTTTTTTTATTTCAAGATATAGTATAATTGAAGAAATTTTTCCTTTCGCAATTATAGTTTTAAGTACCTATTGTTATAACAGAGGACCGTCAATATCCATGTTATTGGTAATGCTTCTAGCAATATTTAGTATTCAATTAAATTTTGTTTATAGTGTAATATTAATTGCTATTTATTTGTTTTTTTATAGTTTTAGAAATGAAGAACAAAAATCGGTTTTATTAATTTCTGTTTATGGAGCTGCTGTTTTATTTTTTTCAAAAACTGCAATTCTTGTTTTTGGAGAATTTAACATAAATAGCTTTATGCTTAATATTTTTGAAGCATTATTTATTTTTAGCAGTATAGCATTGATAAATGATGGTATTAAGATTATTAAAGAAAAAAAATATATTAATAGAAAAAAAAGCATAACTAAATCTAAAGATGAAAGTTCTGAGTTAAACAGAATACCTAAATCTATAATGGAAGCAGCTTCTACTTCAGTTTCAAATGACAAGCCTTTTTTAATGAAACAAAGAAGAAGTAGAAGTAGTAATAAGAAAAAAAAGTTTAATTTATTTTCGGATAAAGCTAAAAATAAAATAAAGGAACAATTGTTATGGCAAAATATGAATCTTAAGTTCTTTGAAGTAATGTCAGGAAATGGAGATTCTATTATATTAAGTTTGACTGTAAAAACTGAGAAAACACCGGAAGAAACAGAAGCGGCTATTGTCCTTATAGTTAGAAATTTAAGCGGTATAAAAGTTAAGTGTGTCGAAAGAGTTATAGCATCTCCAAATTATTATGTGCTTAAATTTAAAAATATTAAAAGAGTAAAAATTAGAACTTATAATGCTACTGCAATAAAGGATGGAAGTCCTGTATCAGGTGATTCATTTGCATATGAAGGAAGAAGCGATAAATATTATACTGTTCTTTGCGACGGCATTGGTTCAGGGCAAGAAGCCTTTGATGAAAGTAATGTTGCAGTAGATTTATTATCAAGTTTTATAAATGCTGATTTTTCCGAAGAACAAGTAATAAAAACATTGAATTCTATTTTAATGCTTAAATTTGAGGATGAAAGATACGTAACGTTTGATTTAAATATTATAGATTATAGTAAAAAGGAAATTCGACTTTACAAAGCTGGAGCAGCACCAACATATATTTTAAGTGGTGGAACAGTAGATAAAATAGTTGGCAAGAGCTTACCGATGGGTATACTAGAAAACTTTGATTATAATGTTTTTAAAAGAGTTATTAGAAAGGGCGATATTATTGTAATGATATCTGATGGTATTGTCGACTCCGTAAATATGGATGTTAAAAAGTCCTTAGAAAAATATTTAGAGATTATAATGGATAAAGATCCTCAAACAATTGCAAATTCAATATTAAGTTATGCATTAAGAGGTAGAAAAGAAGTTATGGATGATATGACAGTTTTAGTTACAATAATAGATTAA
- the tilS gene encoding tRNA lysidine(34) synthetase TilS, translating to MYNLVKRNILDKNLIKNGDNILIGLSGGPDSIFLFHNLRLLKETLSFNLYASHINHMYRGQDAQHDEDFVRSLCSSYGIKLFVKRKNASDYANELKVTEEEAGRILRYNFFRENLNEIGGGKIAVAHNLNDQAETVLQRIIRGSGIDGLSAMSFIKDDLIRPILNVQRYEIEKYLYDNNYEFCIDKTNSQDIYGRNKIRLNLIPYLEKDFNPNIQNTLYRMSEVMKRDSKIISKYINSKYKDSLLEVDNNKVVLDFEKLKSMEDYETGRIIRQGIEELKGNTNNIEMKHIEYINEFIKNGKTGKTINLTEGFTISISYGKFIVRKIVENTSSFIYNIITDEPIFIKEVGKTILLKVLEYEEFNPKDNLGISLDYGLIEGKLKVRNRRHGDSIVPCGMKGSKKIKDIFIDMKVPTFERDKKLIIADDCNILWLEGFRIHNRYKVSSSTKKILNITVWEDKNEQGY from the coding sequence ATGTATAATTTAGTTAAAAGAAATATATTGGATAAAAATCTAATAAAGAATGGTGATAATATTTTAATAGGCTTATCAGGCGGGCCTGATTCTATTTTTTTGTTTCATAATTTAAGGTTATTAAAGGAAACATTAAGTTTTAATTTATATGCTTCACATATAAATCATATGTATCGTGGACAAGATGCTCAGCATGATGAGGATTTTGTTAGGTCTTTATGTAGTTCCTATGGTATTAAGCTGTTTGTAAAGAGAAAAAATGCTTCGGATTATGCTAATGAACTCAAAGTTACAGAAGAAGAAGCTGGTAGAATACTGAGGTATAACTTTTTTAGGGAAAATTTAAATGAAATAGGTGGAGGAAAAATAGCTGTAGCTCATAATCTTAATGACCAAGCAGAAACTGTTTTGCAACGAATCATAAGAGGAAGCGGAATCGATGGGTTAAGTGCTATGTCATTTATTAAAGATGATTTAATCAGACCAATATTAAATGTTCAAAGATATGAAATAGAAAAATACTTGTATGATAATAACTATGAATTTTGCATAGATAAAACAAATAGTCAGGATATTTACGGAAGAAATAAGATTAGATTAAACTTAATACCTTATCTTGAAAAGGACTTTAATCCCAATATTCAGAATACATTATATAGAATGTCTGAAGTAATGAAAAGGGACAGTAAAATAATCTCAAAGTATATTAATTCTAAGTATAAAGATTCTTTATTAGAAGTGGATAATAATAAAGTTGTTTTAGATTTTGAGAAATTAAAAAGTATGGAAGATTATGAAACAGGAAGAATTATTAGGCAAGGGATAGAGGAATTAAAGGGAAATACTAATAATATTGAAATGAAGCATATTGAATATATTAATGAATTTATAAAAAATGGGAAGACAGGAAAAACAATAAATTTAACAGAAGGGTTTACAATTAGTATAAGCTATGGTAAATTTATTGTTAGGAAAATTGTTGAAAATACTTCTAGCTTTATATATAATATTATAACGGATGAACCTATATTTATTAAAGAGGTAGGTAAGACTATATTACTTAAAGTATTGGAATATGAAGAGTTTAATCCTAAAGATAATTTAGGTATAAGTCTTGATTATGGTCTTATTGAAGGAAAATTAAAAGTAAGAAATAGGAGACATGGAGATAGTATTGTTCCTTGTGGCATGAAAGGTAGCAAAAAGATAAAGGATATATTTATTGATATGAAAGTTCCTACTTTTGAAAGAGACAAAAAGTTAATAATAGCTGATGACTGTAATATATTATGGTTGGAAGGTTTTAGAATTCATAACAGATATAAAGTTTCATCTTCAACAAAAAAAATATTAAACATAACTGTATGGGAGGACAAAAATGAACAAGGATATTAA
- the hpt gene encoding hypoxanthine phosphoribosyltransferase, with translation MNKDIKEILIDEDILQSKVRELGMKITEDYRGKDLHLICVLKGAVIFLSDLMKRIELPLDIDFMAISSYGSGTKSSGVVRILKDLDAGIEGKDVLIVEDIIDSGLTLSYLMENLKARGPKSVEICTILDKPSRRTIDLNIKYTGFQVPDEFVVGYGLDYDEKYRNLPYIAVLKEEIYSN, from the coding sequence ATGAACAAGGATATTAAAGAAATACTTATTGATGAAGATATATTACAATCTAAAGTCAGAGAACTTGGAATGAAAATAACAGAAGATTATAGAGGTAAGGACTTGCATTTGATATGTGTTTTAAAAGGTGCTGTTATTTTTTTAAGTGATTTGATGAAAAGAATTGAGCTACCTTTAGATATAGATTTTATGGCTATTTCAAGTTATGGTTCAGGGACTAAGTCCTCTGGAGTAGTAAGAATCTTAAAGGATTTAGATGCTGGAATAGAAGGGAAAGATGTATTAATAGTTGAAGATATAATTGATTCAGGATTGACTTTGTCATATTTAATGGAAAATTTAAAGGCTAGAGGTCCTAAATCAGTTGAAATATGTACTATTTTAGATAAACCAAGTAGAAGGACTATCGATTTAAATATTAAATATACTGGCTTCCAAGTTCCAGATGAATTTGTAGTTGGTTATGGTCTGGATTATGATGAAAAGTACAGAAATCTGCCTTATATAGCAGTATTAAAAGAAGAAATTTATAGTAATTAA
- the ftsH gene encoding ATP-dependent zinc metalloprotease FtsH, whose protein sequence is MRSIAMYIVIFIVIILLAQNMIDPSSEDNKISYSELIVQIQNNNIKSLSFTESDVKGVFKDDSSFTSYVPTIFLFSSSFYDNYLMEKVETGEIVIEGEPVPATPFWVQILPTVGMLVLLGVLWFVFMKQSQGGGAGKAMSFGKSKAKLHKEEDPSKKITFDDVAGLDEEKEELSEIVDFLKTPSKFVNLGARIPKGVLLVGPPGTGKTYLSKSVSGEAGVPFFSISGSDFVEMFVGVGASRVRDLFEQAKKNAPCIVFIDEIDAVGRRRGAGMGGGNDEREQTLNQLLVEMDGFSGNEGIIIIAATNRPDILDPALMRPGRFDRQVHVGLPDVRAREEILKIHVKKKPLAEDIDLEIVAKRTPGFTPADLENAMNEAALLTARQNKELITMDIIEEAITKVIAGPEKRSKVISENEKKLTAYHEAGHAVVARLSSKKDPVHMITIIPRGGAGGFTMYLPEEDKSYASKADMEDNIVRLLGGRVAEKLALDDISTGASNDIERATKIARAMVTTYGMSDKLGPMAYGTNDDEVFLGRDFNKIRNYSEEVAAKIDDEMRTIIDTAYLKTEKLLSENMEKLERVAQALLEKETITGKEFETLFEGV, encoded by the coding sequence ATGAGAAGCATCGCTATGTATATAGTTATTTTTATTGTTATTATTCTGTTGGCTCAAAATATGATAGATCCATCATCAGAAGACAATAAAATATCATATAGCGAGCTAATAGTTCAAATACAAAATAACAATATTAAGTCACTGTCATTTACTGAAAGTGACGTAAAGGGAGTATTTAAAGATGATTCATCTTTTACTTCGTATGTACCTACTATTTTCTTGTTTTCTTCAAGTTTCTATGATAATTATCTTATGGAAAAGGTTGAAACTGGTGAGATAGTTATTGAAGGGGAGCCTGTACCGGCTACACCTTTCTGGGTTCAAATATTACCTACTGTAGGGATGCTTGTTCTTTTGGGAGTTTTATGGTTTGTTTTCATGAAACAATCTCAAGGCGGAGGTGCTGGTAAAGCCATGTCCTTTGGAAAGAGTAAAGCAAAGTTGCATAAGGAAGAGGACCCTAGTAAAAAAATTACTTTTGATGATGTTGCAGGTTTAGATGAAGAAAAAGAAGAATTAAGTGAAATTGTTGATTTTTTAAAAACCCCATCAAAATTTGTGAATCTTGGAGCGCGTATACCTAAAGGTGTTTTACTTGTAGGACCTCCTGGAACTGGTAAAACATATTTATCAAAATCTGTATCTGGAGAAGCTGGAGTACCTTTTTTTAGCATAAGTGGTTCTGATTTTGTAGAAATGTTTGTTGGTGTTGGAGCATCAAGGGTTAGAGATTTATTCGAGCAAGCTAAAAAAAATGCACCATGTATAGTATTTATAGATGAAATTGATGCTGTTGGTAGAAGAAGAGGCGCTGGAATGGGTGGCGGAAATGACGAAAGAGAACAGACATTAAATCAATTATTGGTTGAAATGGATGGATTCTCAGGTAATGAAGGAATTATTATTATTGCTGCAACGAACAGACCTGATATTCTAGACCCAGCATTAATGAGACCAGGTAGATTTGACAGACAAGTTCATGTTGGATTGCCAGATGTAAGAGCTAGGGAAGAAATTTTGAAAATTCATGTTAAAAAGAAGCCTTTAGCTGAAGACATCGATTTAGAAATAGTTGCAAAGCGTACACCTGGTTTTACACCTGCAGATTTAGAAAATGCTATGAATGAAGCAGCTTTGTTAACTGCAAGGCAAAATAAAGAATTGATAACTATGGATATTATTGAAGAGGCTATTACAAAGGTAATAGCAGGTCCAGAGAAAAGAAGTAAAGTAATAAGTGAGAATGAAAAGAAATTGACAGCATACCATGAGGCTGGTCATGCAGTTGTTGCTAGATTGTCATCTAAGAAAGATCCTGTTCATATGATTACAATAATACCTAGAGGTGGTGCTGGAGGATTTACTATGTACCTTCCGGAAGAGGATAAATCATATGCTTCAAAGGCAGACATGGAAGACAATATTGTTCGCTTATTAGGAGGAAGAGTAGCAGAAAAATTGGCACTTGATGATATTTCAACAGGAGCATCTAACGATATAGAAAGAGCAACTAAAATTGCTCGGGCTATGGTTACTACTTATGGTATGAGTGATAAACTTGGTCCAATGGCTTATGGAACAAATGATGATGAAGTATTTTTAGGCAGAGATTTTAATAAAATTAGGAATTACAGTGAAGAAGTTGCTGCAAAGATAGACGACGAAATGCGAACGATTATAGATACTGCATATCTGAAGACAGAAAAGTTATTAAGTGAAAATATGGAAAAATTAGAAAGGGTTGCACAAGCTCTTCTTGAAAAAGAAACAATAACGGGGAAAGAATTCGAAACATTGTTTGAAGGAGTTTAA
- a CDS encoding YmaF family protein, with product MSYSNDNNIQSDYSKQHVHDVEGLVSPAGRGRDRHTHCFETTTGRAIPCRDSHIHEVEFKTSIDDCHCHKFCGKTGPAIQSGFGEHIHLIKDPTSCNDGHRHCVIVATDTEEPIRC from the coding sequence ATGAGTTATAGCAATGATAACAATATACAATCTGATTATTCAAAACAACATGTACATGATGTAGAAGGTTTAGTTTCACCAGCAGGTAGAGGCCGCGACAGACACACCCATTGTTTTGAAACTACAACAGGTAGGGCGATTCCTTGCAGAGATAGTCACATTCATGAAGTAGAATTTAAAACTAGCATTGATGATTGCCATTGTCACAAGTTTTGTGGAAAAACTGGTCCAGCTATACAATCAGGTTTTGGTGAACACATTCACTTAATAAAAGATCCTACATCTTGCAACGATGGACATAGACATTGTGTTATAGTAGCAACAGATACTGAAGAACCTATTAGATGCTAA